In a single window of the Rhizoctonia solani chromosome 16, complete sequence genome:
- a CDS encoding mannose-P-dolichol utilization defect 1 protein, whose translation MTSITKNLPFFIREPAVAIIGQKCYTTLIENLELGDVDCLKYAISKGLGIGIVAGGAVMKVPQLLLITRARSARGLNLTSYILETLAYAINLAYSARNAFPFSTYGENLFLTIQNVAITYLILQYPTPTLTSATTARNPHAHLLPFTAATLLVGLVLLFSPAKMLAILQVSTLPIALFSKLPQIAQNQKARSTGQLSAVAVGAQTLGCLARLFTTATEVDDILVAGSFVLALLLNLVVAAQMVLFGDKALALRRHE comes from the exons ATGACGAGCATTACCAAGAACTTGCCTTTCTTTATTCGAGAACCCGCAGTCGCTATTATTGGCCAA AAATGTTACACCACTCTGATTGAAAACCTCGAGCTTGGTGACGTTGACTGTCTTAAGTATGCCATATCAAAAGGGCTCGGTATTGGAATCGTAGCTGGAGGAGCTGTAATGAAGGTTCCCCAGTTATTACTCA TCACAAGAGCCCGTTCGGCACGAGGTCTCAATCTCACTTCGTATATTCTTGAAACTCTTGCATACGCGATAAATCTCGCTTATAGTGCTCGGAATGCATTCCCATTTAGCACCTATGGAGAGAACCTCTTCCTCACAATCCAGAATGTGGCGATAACTTACCTGATACTTCAGtatcccactcccactctgACCTCTGCAACAACTGCTCGTAATCCACACGCGCACCTCTTACCTTTCACTGCAGCAACCCTGTTGGTTGGATTGGTTCTCTTGTTCTCCCCAGCCAAAATGCTAGCTATCCTTCAGGTTTCAACTCTCCCAATCGCCTTGTTCTCCAAGCTCCCTCAGATCGCACAAAACCAAAAAGCACGGAGCACTGGGCAACTCTCTGCGGTGGCTGTTGGAGCTCAAACACTTGGTTGCTTGGCCCGTCTTTTCACGACCGCGACCGAAGTCGATGACATACTCGTTGCTGGGAGTTTTGTGTTGGCGCTTCTGCTCAATCTCGTAGTGGCAGCACAGATGGTGTTATTTGGGGACAAGGCGTTGGCTCTGAGAAGGCACGAGTAG
- a CDS encoding matrix Mmp37 protein, translating to MLSTPTRSVRTTFASQARALSYTASVKTPQIESHSSQPSHPPPHYAPQSSSQSPGSPAPRRSRLSSPAPRPTPAMQPGIRVPLLPPQFGRNQVLAVPDRTRALLEEIVAGFDAPIRYAFAYGSGVFGQEGYKDSDRPQLDFLFAVTHADHFHSINMQQNSKHYALVPRLLGSDFVARTQALAPGLWFNPYVKVKDGVTIKYGVTTVDNLCADLLGWKSLYMAGRMHKPIRIIKDDPRVRLTQQVNLTSAVRAALLTLPERFNEKELFERIAGISYAGDPRMSFAENPHKVRNIVNAQQEQFRELYHRLVVGLPGVHWVGEKVEQDASPQARGLLLRKLPSNLRTRIDTRYQSLSPEPAPASPSSSPTRDENVFWQRIGAAPDLSETMQVEMADIIKGPATMQSVKGLVTAGPIKSLKYAGEKIGKWWNAKSS from the exons ATGCTCTCCACTCCCACACGTTCTGTTCGCACAACCTTTGCCTCCCAGGCCCGGGCCCTGTCTTACACGGCTTCAGTGAAAACTCCGCAAATTGAGTCTCACTCCTCGCAGCCGTCGCACCCTCCGCCACACTATGCACCACAGAGCTCGTCGCAATCTCCGGGTTCTCCCGCCCCGCGACGCTCACGCTTGTCATCGCCCGCTCCTAGGCCGACTCCTGCTATGCAGCCTGGGATTCGTGTCCCACTATTGCCTCCTCAGTTCGGCCGCAACCAGGTCCTTGCCGTTCCCGATCGCACGCGAGCATTGCTTGAGGAGATTGTTGCGGGCTTTGACGCTCCCATTCGATATGCGTTCGCATATGGAAGTGGCGTATTCGGCCAGGAAGGCTATAAAGATAGT GATCGCCCACAGCTCGACTTCTTGTTTGCCGTGACCCATGCAGACCACTTCCATTCGATCAACATGCAGCAAAACTCAAAGCATTATGCATTGGTACCACGCCTCCTTGGGTCTGATTTTGTTGCTCGCACGCAAGCCCTTGCGCCTGGGCTATGGTTCAACCCGTATGTCAAGGTTAAAGATG GTGTAACCATCAAATATGGCGTTACAACTGTGGACAATCTATGCGCTGATCTACTAGGATGGAAGTCATTATATATGGCTGGCAGGATGCACAAACCCATCCGaatcatcaag GATGATCCTCGAGTCCGTTTAACCCAACAGGTCAATCTTACATCCGCTGTACGCGCAGCTCTTTTGACGCTTCCCGAGCGATTCAATGAAAAGGAGCTTTTCGAGAGAATTGCGGGTATCAGCTACGCTG GTGACCCACGAATGTCATTCGCTGAGAATCCTCACAAGGTTCGCAACATTGTGAATGCGCAGCAGGAGCAATTCCGAGAACTTTACCATCGCTTGGTTGTTGGTCTTCCTGGCGTTCACTGGGTCGGAGAGAAAGTCGAG CAAGATGCCTCACCACAAGCACGCGGGCTACTCTTACGCAAACTCCCTTCGAACCTCCGGACGCGCATCGACACACGCTACCAATCACTTTCACCCGAACCTGCTCCGGCATCGCCTTCGTCGTCTCCAACACGCGACGAGAATGTGTTTTGGCAGAGGATTGGCGCTGCTCCAGATCTGAGCGAAACGATGCAAGTTGAGATGGCGGATATCATTAAAGGCCCTGCGACGATGCAAAGCGTCAAAGGACTTGTTACTGCTGGGCCAATCAAGAGTCTCAAATATGCCGGCGAGAAGATTGGCAAGTGGTGGAATGCCAAGAGTTCATAA
- a CDS encoding poly(ADP)-ribose polymerase PARP protein, with amino-acid sequence MPPRRSARNAKPAQEAEETTTSTGAKKRDHSPEQAPATKKPRSTAKGKKATTEDVKPQSKDEGIKDEPSTSDAKPISRRRAGATPVDPFSGLEHSHLVYSDPSDGETYAALLNQTNLDGSNNNNKFYVLQLLHPKSDPANIILFTRWGRVGERGASQEKGPFPEKQAIQEFKKQFKSKTAADWEKRKTMVAKKGKYTWLERDFEAEVGSDDEKQDESNVKKEELEDDDEPEGPPPECTLHELVQDACRLIFNKEYVTQLGALKKLSEVIDNPSGDLAKELGGYSKACAELSGRYYSIIPHDFGRNKPIIIDNNDTLKRELELVDSLGDMSLTASLMAPKKKIKSTHELDAQLASLDLLSMDVVDSSSSEFAAILKYSQDTYNGIGFCYGNGGKQTKANIHALFRIERKGEQERWLGGGWDKVNHGERLLLWHGSRSTNFAGILKQGLRIAPPEAPVTGYEFGKGVYFGDMLAISANYTHCHQSAGMGLLLLCETVTKPYHEEYGFNFQADKTSKENGKVATKAMGKLQHPDWKDAGEALGRQDMAGVMMPAGKAEDVSSTFPQPSVKVEDNWNEYIVYDVAQIRTRYLLMVQFG; translated from the exons ATGCCACCCCGTCGCTCTGCCCGCAACGCCAAACCGGCCCAGGAAGCCGAGGAAACAACAACTAGCACCGGCGCTAAGAAACGTGACCATAGCCCGGAGCAAGCTCCCGCCACGAAAAAGCCCCGCTCAACAGCCAAGGGCAAGAAGGCTACAACAGAGGACGTTAAACCGCAGTCTAAGGATGAAGGCATAAAAGACGAACCCAGCACCAGCGATGCCAAACCCATATCTCGACGACGCGCCGGCGCCACACCTGTGGATCCGTTTTCAGGACTGGAAC ACTCGCATCTTGTCTATAGTGATCCGTCCGACGGGGAGACTTATGCTGCCTTGTTGAACCAGACTAACCTCGATGGTTCAAATAATAATAACAAGTTCTATGTGCTGCAGCTGTTGCATCCCAAGAGCGACCCCGCCAACATCATATTGTTTACCCGGTGGGGTCGAGTTGGTGAGAGAGGCGCATCGCAAGAGAAAG GCCCATTCCCTGAAAAACAGGCTATCCAAGAGTTCAAGAAACAGTTCAAGAGTAAAACCGCTGCTGATTGGGAAAAACGCAAAACGATGGTGGCAAAGAAAG GAAAATACACTTGGCTTG AACGAGACTTTGAGGCGGAAGTCGGATCGGATGACGAAAAGCAGGATGAATCGAACGTTAAAAAAGAAGAGTTGGAAGACGACGATGAGCCAGAGGGACCACCTCCTGAATGCACATTGCACGAGCTTGTCCAAGATGCTTGTCGTTTGATCTTCAACAAAGAGTACGTAACTCAGCTTGGTG CCCTGAAGAAACTGTCCGAG GTGATTGATAATCCAAGTGGCGACCTTGCAAAAGAGCTTGGCGGGTATAGTAAGGCTTGCGCAGAACTCAGTGGGAGATACTACTC CATTATTCCGCATGATTTTGGCCGGAATAAACCAATTATTATTGACAATAATGACACCCTCAAGCGA GAACTCGAGCTTGTGGATTCGCTTGGAGACATGTCGCTCACCGCCTCCCTTATGGCTCCGAAGAAAAAGATCAAATCTACGCACGAATTGGATGCTCAGTTGGCCAGCCTCGATCTCTTGTCGATGGATGTAGTCGACTCTAGTTCTTCAGAGTTTGCGGCTATACTCAAGTACAGCCAAGATACATATAATGGCATTGGA TTTTGCTACGGAAATGGCGGGAAGCAAACGAAAGCAAACATCCATGCGTTGTTCCGTATTGAACGTAAAGGCGAACAAGAGCGCTGGCTCGGTGGTGGCTGGGATAAGGTCAATCACGGCGAACGATTGCTCCTATGGCATGGCTCCCGCTCTACAAATTTTGCCGGTATTTTAAAGCAAGGTTTGCGTATTGCGCCTCCTGAAG CCCCCGTCACTGGATACGAATTTGGCAAGGGTGTATACTTTGGTGAT ATGCTGGCTATCAGTGCCAACTATACACATTGCCA CCAGAGTGCCGGTATGGGCTTGCTGTTACTCTGTGAGACCGTCACAAAACCATACCACGAGGAATACGGCTTCAACTTTCAAGCGGACAAGACTAGCAAGGAAAACGGTAAAGT TGCGACAAAGGCTATGGGTAAGTTACAGCACCCCGATTGGAAGGATGCTGGCGAAGCGCTCGGTCGTCAAGACATGGCTGGAGTCATGATGCCTGCTGGTAAAGCCGAGGATGTCAGCTCGACGTTCCCTCAGCCTTCTGTCAAGGTCGAAGATAACTGGAATGAG TACATCGTTTACGACGTCGCCCAAATTCGTACGAGGTACCTTTTGATGGTGCAGTTTGGTTAG
- a CDS encoding nucleoside diphosphate kinase gives MSLSPEREGLLTPAAFDRNGLRLSVEPEARATPPRTPPPQMQEQFLTPGGPRPTMAVLIIKPHATKQRLKIEKRILEAGFEILKERKMGFHLDGSGVVELFGPDAPSLSGEPVWVYVLSRPRSASVLSALVGPLDPLAARRSDPECLRALYGSNRWENGVWTTRDESSAERIVSELFAGSPIMELSDLPSAHSSPDRRRVRKTPSHSGSIRSHLSSENRSNSNSRGGSVPPPATVAKSPAGSRARPAPSATASPSVVPRTTRAADLRAGNAAPPPPRQRQSQEERERTFEGVPGHKRRESFSVASTAAPTIAPRQNRSAMLRAQKQSDGDSSNSTKFPSMSDSRERRTMSPEELEEKNRTTFEGVPGHKRRESIKVASTATPIVAPRPNRSSLLRAQKMAAGGGSSGPGGAPPSSFKGSMSESGPARTLSTRSSVGSIGASTTKADRRASIAIPRQAPATVSTAASKRLSLALPSQPNSNSNTGGALTPISNGTRSPRPASVNSQAPKVPPKMSPNPKKPDIEPRTNKSALLRAAAKLKSAAGASVGKSTSRKNFAF, from the exons ATGTCGTTATCACCCGAACGTGAAGGGCTTTTGACCCCCGCCGCATTTGATCGCAATGGTCTTCGACTCAGTGTCGAGCCCGAGGCGAGGGCTACTCCTCCGCGTACTCCCCCTCCCCAAATGCAAGAACAATTTCTGACTCCAGGTGGACCTCGGCCAACGATGGCAGTATTAATCATCAAACCTCATGCAACAAAGCAGAG ACTCAAGATTGAAAAGCGAATACTCGAAGCTGGCTTTGAGATTCTCAAG GAACGCAAAATGGGATTTCATCTTGACGGGTCTGGCGTTGTTGAACTATTTGGTCCTGACGCTCCGTCGCTGTCTGGTGAGCCGGTCTGGGTATACGTTCTCTCCCGACCTCGGTCCGCCTCGGTCCTTTCCGCTCTTGTCGGCCCACTCGATCCTCTTGCGGCACGCAGGTCTGACCCAGAATGTCTCCGCGCCCTCTACGGATCCAACCGTTGGGAGAATGGAGTATGGACGACCAGGGATGAATCTAGCGCCGAACGCATTGTTTCCGAGTTATTTGCCGGAAGTCCGATTATGGAACTATCTGATCTACCCAGTGCACACAGTTCACCTGATCGTCGGCGAGTTCGTAAAACCCCATCTCATTCAGGTTCGATACGCAGTCATTTGAGCTCCGAGAATAGGTCGAATTCCAATTCTCGTGGTGGTTCGGTTCCTCCTCCCGCGACTGTAGCCAAGTCTCCCGCTGGATCCAGGGCTCGGCCTGCGCCTTCTGCTACAGCTTCTCCCTCGGTTGTCCCCAGGACTACACGTGCGGCCGATCTTCGTGCCGGAAATGCTGCTCCTCCACCGCCTCGGCAGCGACAAAGCCAAGAAGAGCGCGAGCGAACATTTGAAGGTGTCCCGggccacaagcgccgagAGAGTTTCAGCGTGGCCAGCACTGCCGCTCCGACGATCGCACCCCGTCAGAACCGGAGCGCGATGCTACGAGCCCAGAAACAATCTGACGGCGATAGCTCCAACTCGACGAAATTCCCGAGCATGAGTGATTCTCGAGAAAGGCGGACCATGTCGCCTGAAGAGCTCGAAGAGAAGAACCGTACTACGTTTGAGGGCGTTCCGGGGCACAAGCGACGCGAGAGTATCAAAGTTGCTAGCACAGCCACGCCTATTGTTGCACCACGGCCAAATCGTAGTTCATTGCTTAGAGCACAGAAGATGGCTGCTGGTGGCGGAAGCTCGGGGCCTGGCGGCGCGCCGCCTTCGTCGTTCAAGGGTTCTATGAGTGAGAgcgggcctgcaaggaccttGAGCACCAGGAGCTCTGTAGGGTCCATCGGGGCTTCGACTACCAAGGCTGACCGACGGGCTTCAATTGCCATCCCTCGGCAAGCCCCTGCTACTGTTTCCACTGCTGCTAGCAAGAGGCTCAGTCTCGCGTTGCCCTCTCAACCGAATTCCAACTCGAATACCGGGGGAGCCCTCACTCCCATCTCAAACGGAACCAGGTCTCCTCGTCCAGCTTCGGTTAATTCACAGGCGCCAAAAGTTCCTCCAAAGATGAGTCCGAACCCCAAGAAACCGGATATTGAACCGCGAACAAACAAGAGCGCCTTGTTGAGGGCGGCTGCCAAGCTGAAATCTGCGGCTGGGGCGTCGGTTGGCAAGAGCACCTCACGCAAGAACTTTGCTTTCTAA
- a CDS encoding choline transport protein, which produces MNQQLPTVDIRLSNPKPRTLVLCFDGTTNVYDNTNTNVVKLFSLLKRDRRDEQMVYYQPGIGTYAPPGIFLPLTMALAKIADQGIALYLDKHVMGGYQFLMKHYSEGDRICLFGFSRGAYTARALAGMLHKVGLLPPDNVEQISFAYQMYKRTDLAGYTESVGFKKTFSREVKIEFMGVWDTVSSVGLLWPRHLPFTSSNSIVKTFRHAVSLDERRAKFKQNVWHVDSPTPHRDPEQGSPCTNLKQPRAPSPTLVRSPATTLPYPSKGNKPKSKKGDANTAVAVATLSLQGGAENNASDAGDQPPLQNRQIQTDLRNFFPEVQSPGVHEENRGGPADESWHSREPTRVKGTRPDSGVDGLDIESTEATAKISGKAPQTLLTIKSDVNLASALQSGVGVAASIGVAGEKCEPDDKESNGIMSWLRSRGKPKKQSTHLSGGGKFEAAIEQQISDGENTNEQETDVLEVWFAGCHSDVGGGEERNDAEYSLSNISLRWMVRQIILSQCGIQFNNDALREMKIPLPTLRFDKSNPLTLYSSPADSAIIEEAQKQERRDALAPLHDALRNPLWWSLEFFPLVHSYQTRKEIGISNRWNLFSPRHARKTLKVVKVHQSVKYRMEQMEKEMGKSYKPRALIDGFEEGHIEWVD; this is translated from the exons ATGAATCAACAACTTCCAACCGTCGATATACGTTTGTCTAATCCAAAACCTCGCACACTGGTTCTTTGCTTTGATGGCACCACCAATGTTTACGACAACACC AACACGAATGTTGTGAAATTATTTTCCTTGCTCAAGCGAGACAGACGAGACGAACAGATGGTCTACTA TCAACCGGGGATTGGAACATACGCGCCACCGGGGATATTCCTTCCTTTAACGATGG CGTTGGCCAAAATCGCCGATCAAGGGATTGCATT ATATTTGGACAAACATG TTATGGGAGGCTACCAATTCCTGATGAAGCACTACAGCGAGGGTGATAGAATAT GTCTGTTTGGGTTTTCGCGAGGGGCGTACACGGCGCGGGCATTGGCAGGAATGCTACACAAGGTCGGGCTCCTACCACCAGATAACGTGGAACAAATATCATTTGCCTACCAAATGTATAAACGGACTGACCTTGCCGGATACACTGAATCTGTCGGATTTAAGAAAACTTTCAGTCGCGAAGTTAAGATTGAGTTCATGGGTGTTTG GGATACGGTGTCTAGCGTTGGATTACTATGGCCCCGACACTTACCTTTCACTTCTTCCAATTCTATTGTGAAAACGTTCCGACATGCTGTTTCGTTGGATGAACGTCG TGCCAAGTTCAAGCAGAATGtttggcatgtggattcccCAACTCCTCATCGTGACCCCGAACAAGGGTCGCCTTGTACAAACCTCAAACAACCACGGGCACCTTCGCCGACTCTGGTTCGATCCCCCGCTACTACACTCCCATATCCTTCCAAAGGCAATAAGCCCAAGTCCAAGAAGGGCGATGCCAACACTGCTGTTGCAGTCGCAACCTTATCCCTCCAAGGTGGTGCTGAGAATAACGCCTCAGATGCTGGGGATCAGCCTCCGTTGCAAAACAGGCAGATTCAAACTGATTTACGCAACTTCTTCCCTGAAGTCCAGTCCCCAGGTGTACATGAAGAGAATCGAGGAGGCCCCGCTGATGAATCGTGGCACTCTCGTGAACCCACCCGAGTAAAGGGAACCAGACCTGACTCGGGAGTGGATGGGTTGGACATTGAGAGTACGGAAGCCACCGCTAAAATCAGCGGGAAAGCTCCTCAGACACTCCTCACTATCAAGTCCGATGTTAACCTGGCATCAGCTCTGCAATCTGGAGTTGGCGTCGCAGCTAGTATTGGAGTAGCAGGGGAAAAATGCGAACCTGACGACAAAGAGTCGAATGGCATCATGAGTTGGCTCCGATCGAGGGGAAAGCCGAAGAAACAGTCCACGCACTTGAGTGGTGGAGGCAAGTTTGAGGCGGCTATCGAACAGCAGATTTCCGATGGCGAGAATACCAACGAGCAAGAAACTGATGTTCTCGAGGTCTGGTTTGCAGGCTGCCACAGCG ATGTGGGTGGAGGCGAGGAGCGCAACGACGCGGAATATTCATTGTCAAACATCTCTCTTCGTTG GATGGTTCGCCAAATTATACTTTCCCAATGTGGCATTCAATTCAATAACGACGCGCTCCGAGAAATGAAGATTCCGCTTCCTACACTTAGATTTGACAAAAGTAATCCTCTCACACTTTACAG CTCCCCAGCGGACTCCGCAATCATTGAAGAAGCTCAGAAGCAAGAGCGGCGAGACGCGCTTGCGCCGCTTCATGATGCGTTACGAAACCCACTTTGGTGGTCACTAGAGTTCTTCCCCCTGGTTCATTCTTACCAGACGAGGAAGGAAATTGGCATC TCGAATAGATGGAATCTATTTAGTCCTCGTCATGCTCGCAAAACTCTCAAGGTTGTCAAGGTTCATCAGTCCGTAAAGTATCGCATGGAGCAAATGGAGAAGGAAATGGGGAAGTCATATAAGCCACGAGCCCTGATTGATGGCTTTGAAGAAGGGCATATTGAATGGGTTGATTGA
- a CDS encoding cullin family yields MSLLLTALATRTTSARWAAQLCVQMRGFGSSSIRSNSGNTQNSGSTTHFGYKTIPTESKESLVKGVFSSVASKYDVMNDAMSLGVHRLWKDQFVSLLDPGRRKPVKCLDVAGGTGDIALRILDSARERWADRETSVRLLDINPDMLSEGQKRFKKTMYHNTPQVTFTLGNAQDLPRDSCPDNEYDLYTIAFGIRNCTDIQAVINEAFRTLKPGGTFACLEFSKVENPLLAQLYDTYSFSVIPMLGSILASDRESYQYLVESIRRFPSQKHFANMITQAGFKTGDLHEGEGGAWIDLWGGIASVHTATGAPAMPPASADLATTWPFLEEGVEHIMIRLHTGVTYSKYMNLYTAVYNYCTSSRLHGSFENSALGSRTGANLMGSDLYNNLTRYFTTHLEAQREKSEPIVDQDLLVFYASEWDRFTTGANYINRLFAYLNRHWVKREKDEGRKNVYQVYILALVQWRDRLFYPIQNKDHKLVVALLKMIEKQRNGETIDTGLVKKVIDSFVSLGLDDNDQNKAQLDVYQKEFQTPFIEATEKYYAHESATFLQEHSVPEYLKKAEERLREEEDRIERYLHFSTRKTLISKCEDVLIREHSEKMQDDFQNLLDYDKDEDLQRMYSLLARIPEGLDPLRKKFEEHVKKAGLAAIAKLQGEAANSPGGEVEPKAYVDALLEVHHKNQETVNRSFRGEAGFVASLDRACRDFVNRNAATGTSSTKSPELLAKHADALLRKNNKLSEEGDLEDHLNKVMTLFKYIEDKDVFQTFYTTKLSKRLIHGVSASDESEASMIAKLKEACGFEYTNKLQRMFTDMQLSKDLTDQFKERMEVAHDAADLDVAFSAMVLGTNFWPLNAPAHNFNIPKNILPTYERFQRYYQSKHSGRKLTWLWNYSKNELRTNYLNQKYILMTSSYQMAVLVQYNENDTLSLEELVTATGIPKELLSQVLAVLVKAKVLVNEETEQYDLNPNFKSKKIRVNLNQPIKAEVKQESSDVLKTVDEDRKYVIQATIVRIMKARKTMKNQVLIQEVTSQISTRFAPRIPDIKKAIDTLLEKEYIERADGQRDVFNYVA; encoded by the exons ATGTCTTTGCTCCTAACTGCACTTGCCACACGGACTACGTCCGCCCGATGGGCCGCTCAATTATGTGTTCAAATGCGTGGTTTTGGCAGCTCTTCGATCCGCAGTAATTCTGGGAATACTCAAAATTCAGGTTCCACAACACATTTTGGCTATAAAACCATTCCTACAGAGTCGAAAGAATCACTAG TAAAGGGCGTATTCTCCTCGGTTGCTTCAAAATACGATGTAATGAACGACGCAATGTCACTTGGCGTCCATCGACTATGGAAAGACCAATTTGTATCTTTACTCGATCCGGGCCGTCGAAAACCAGTGAAATGCCTTGACGTAGCAGGGGGCACTGGTGATATAGCACTCAGGATACTTGATTCCGCCAGGGAGAGATGGGCCGACCGTGAAACGAGCGTTCGATTACTAGATATTAACCCTGATATGCTCTCAGAGGGACAAAAGAGGTTTAAGAAAACCATGTACCATAATA CCCCTCAAGTGACCTTTACTCTTGGCAACGCTCAAGATTTGCCTAGAGACAGCTGCCCAGACAACGAATATGACCTATACACGATCGCTTTTGGAATCAGGAACTGTACAGATATCCAAGCTGTCATAAACGAAGCCTTCCGCACGCTTAAACCTGGTGGTACCTTTGCTTGCCTCGAATTCAGTAAGGTCGAGAACCCACTTCTAGCGCA GCTCTATGACACATATTCTTTCTCTGTCATTCCGATGCTCGGGAGCATTTTGGCATCTGATAGGGAGTCCTATCAATACCTCGTAGAATCGATTCGCCGGTTCCCGTCTCAAAAACACTTCGCTAACATGATCACCCAAGCCGGGTTCAAAACTGGGGACCTACACGAAGGGGAGGGAGGCGCGTGGATAGACTTGTGGGGAGGAATAGCTAGCGTTCATACTG CCACAGGCGCGCCCGCTATGCCTCCAGCTTCGGCTGACCTAGCCACGACTTGGCCCTTTCTTGAGGAGGGAGTTGAGCATATAATGATTCG CTTGCATACCGGGGTTACTTACTCCAAGTATATGAACCTGTATACGGCCGTATACAACTATTGTACTTCTTCCCGGTTACACGGATCCTTTGAGAACAGTGCACTGGGTAGCCGAA CGGGCGCTAATTTGATGGGGTCAGACTTGTACAATAACCTCACACGATACTTTACTACCCACCTGGAAGCCCAACGGGAAAAGTCTGAGCCTATTGTTGACCAGGACTTACTTGTCTTCTATGCAAGCGAATGGGATCGCTTTACTACCGGCGCAAACTACATCAACCGTTTGTTTGCCTATCTCAATCGTCATTGGGTCAAGCGTGAGAAAGACGAAGGTAGAAAGAATGTATATCAGGTCTATATC CTTGCGTTAGTGCAGTGGCGAGACCGGCTCTTTTACCCCATTCAAAACAAAGACCACAAACTCGTTGTTGCACTACTCAAAATGATTGAGAAGCAGCGTAACGGCGAGACTATTGACACTGGTTTGGTCAAGAAAGTTATTGATTCGTTCGTCTCCCTGGGCCTGGATGACAACGACCAAAACAAGGCACAACTTGACGTATATCAAAAAGAATTCCAGACCCCATTTATTGAGGCGACGGAGAAATATTACGCGCATGAGAGCGCGACTTTCTTGCAAGAGCACAGCGTGCCAGAATATCTCAAGAAAGCCGAGGAGCGTTTGCGTGAGGAAGAAGACCGAATAGAGCGTTATCTGCATTTCTCCACTCGCAAAACT CTCATCAGCAAGTGCGAAGATGTTTTGATCCGAGAACATTCAGAAAAGATGCAAGATGATTTCCAAAACCTCTTGGATTATGATAAGGATGAAG ATCTTCAACGCATGTACTCGCTTTTGGCCCGAATCCCTGAGGGACTCGATCCTTTAAGGAAGAAGTTTGAGGAGCACGTCAAAAAGGCTGGTCTCGCCGCAATCGCTAAATTGCAAGGAGAAGCCGCCAATTCTCCCGGCGGCGAGGTG GAACCCAAGGCATATGTGGACGCACTGCTTGAAGTTCACCACAAGAATCAAGAGACTGTGAACCGGAGTTTCCGCGGCGAAGCAGGATTTGTGGCCAGTTTGGACCGG GCCTGCCGTGACTTTGTCAATCGTAACGCCGCTACCGGGACATCGTCTACGAAATCTCCCGAGCTGTTGGCGAAGCATGCTGATGCATTGCTGAGGAAAAACAACAAGCTTAGCGAAGAGGGCGACTTGGAAGATCATTTGAATAAAGTG ATGACCTTATTTAAATACATTGAGGATAAAGACGTATTCCAGACCTTCTATACGACAAAACTTTCCAAGCGACTGATCCATGGTGTCTCGGCTTCTGATGAGAGCGAGGCCTCTATGATCGCGAAGCTCAAGGAAGCATGCGGTTTCGAATACACGAACAAACTTCAGCGCATGTTCACTGATATGCAACTATCCAAGGATTTGACGGATCAGTTTAAAGAACGCATGGAAGTTGCCCACGACGCTGCCGATTTGGATGTTGCCTTTAGTGCCATGGTTCTTGGTACGAACTTCTGGCCGCTTAATGCGCCAGCCCACAATTTCAACATCCCCAAGAACATTCTTCCCACGTACGAACGATTCCAACGATACTATCAGAGCAAGCATTCGGGCCGTAAGCTCACATGGCTATGGAATTATTCGAAGAACGAGCTTCGTACAAATTACCTTAATCAAAAGTATATCCTCATGACGAGCTCCTACCAAATGGCGGTACTTGTTCAATACAACGAGAACGATACTCTAAGCCTGGAAGAACTCGTGACCGCAACCGGCATCCCGAAGGAATTGCTGTCGCAAGTCTTGGCTGTGCTTGTCAAGGCTAAAGTTTTGGTTAACGAGGAGACAGAACAGTATGATTTGAACCCCA ATTTCAAGTCTAAGAAG ATTCGTGTGAATTTGAACCAACCAATCAAGGCTGAGGTCAAACAGGAATCTTCAGACGTCCTCAAGACTGTGGATGAAGACAGGAAATATGTTATCCAAGCAACTATTGTTCG GATTATGAAGGCTCGCAAG ACAATGAAGAACCAGGTGCTCATTCAAGAAGTCACGAGCCAGATTTCAACCCGCTTTGCTCCAAGGATTCCCGACATTAAGAAG GCTATTGACACACTTCTGGAAAAAGAGTACATTGAACGA GCTGACGGACAAAGGGATGTGTTTAACTATGTCGCCTAA